In Chlamydiota bacterium, one genomic interval encodes:
- a CDS encoding primase C-terminal domain-containing protein, whose product GLRNNSVIRLLSEFRLHGLSLEKSRELILAWNEKNKIGLLQRELEHVLHSAYAHPLALVQRGGGGKRSHQEADDSLECVPSQ is encoded by the coding sequence GGTTTAAGAAATAATTCTGTGATTCGATTGCTGTCGGAATTTCGCCTGCATGGATTGAGTCTGGAAAAGTCCAGAGAGTTGATTCTGGCATGGAATGAGAAAAATAAAATAGGGCTTCTCCAGAGGGAATTGGAACATGTTTTACATTCAGCTTACGCACATCCCTTGGCCTTGGTCCAGCGTGGTGGTGGTGGGAAGAGGAGTCATCAAGAAGCGGATGACAGTTTAGAATGTGTCCCATCACAATAA